The Planctomycetota bacterium genomic sequence CGATCTCTTCGGCGACGATGCGTAGCTCTTCGTCGAGCTGAAACCGGTGAGGGACGAACTTGATGGCCCGGGCACCGTCGTCCCACTCGAGGCCGGTGAACACGCGGGGTCCTTTATGGCCGGCGGCATCGGCCATCATTTCGGCGACGGCCCGAACCTGTGCCGGCGGTGCGTCGATCGCCCAGCTACGCGCGTTGCTGATGATCTTGTCGACGACCGGTTTGGGATTGTGTCCCGCCTCGGCACGCTGGTAGGCATCCTGAAGCGCGGCCTGAATGGACTGCGGGCCGACCGGCAGCCGCTCGCGCAGGGCGTTGCGATAGCCGAAGATGACGTGATTGCCCGAAGTGCGTGTCTTGAGTTCCTGCTGCCATTGCGAGCGGATCCGTGGTAACTGGTTTTGCCTGGCACCCTGAAGGGCTTGCTGGAGACGCATCTGATCCTGCATTTCCATGCCCGGTTGGGGCTCGGGCAAGGGGGCGTTGTAGTACGCCTGCACCGCCGACGGGACGAGCTCGTCGGGGATGGTGTCGAGGCTCGCGACGAGTTCCCATTTGATATAGGCGTCGACCGACGGCTCGGTGTGAATCCGCTCGTTGAGCGCGAGCACGACGATCTCGGGGGTGAGGTGCCTGTCGTACTTCTTGCCGCTTGTCTTGAAGAAGTTGGCCCGTTCCGGTCCGAGTTCACCGGCGGTGCGGGCCTTGATGTAACGCTCCTGCAACTCGCCGACCGCTTCCTGAATCGCAGCCTTGGCCTCGTCGTCAATCGCGGGCGTCGCGGATGCGGCACCAGCGGACAGGGCAAGCATCAACATGACGGTTAGGACGTGTAAGCGCATGGTTCGGTATCTCCTCGGCTCGCCGACATCTTACACCCTCACACGGCCGTGAGAGCCTCTTGGGCGTTGGACACGCGGGCCGCGGTTTGGTTCAGCGAGTCGGGGCCGCCGTGCTCATCGACGTAAGCGTCAAAGGCGTCGAGCTTGGCTTCGATGGAGGCGGGGCGGTCGAGCTTGTCGGCGACGGCTTCGATGGTTTTGAGCCCGTTGCCGGTGACGCAGACGACGATGGACTCGTCCTTGTCGATGGTGCCGTTCTGGATGAGCTTGACGGCGGCGGCGAGGGTGGTGCCGCCGGCGGGTTCGGTGAAGATGCCTTCGGTCCGGCCCAGGAGTTTGATCGCGTCGACGATCTCGGCATCGGTCGCGTCCATGCCGGCGCCGCCGGAGTCTTTCACGGCGTGGTAGACGTAGTAGCCGTCGGCGGGGTTGCCGATGGCGATGGACTTGGCGAGCGTATGGGGCTTCTGCGGCTTGATGATGTCGTTGCCGGCGCGGAGCGAGGTGACGACCGGGTTGCAGCCGGCGGCTTGGGCCGAGTAAAACTTCGCGCCGCCTTCGGGGACGTCGACGAGGCCAAGCTTTTCGAGTTCGGCGTAGGCCTTGTGAACTTTGGGCAGGATCGTGCCGCCGGCGGTGGGGAGGATGGTGTGCTGCGGGAGCCGCCAGCCGAGCTGCTCGGCGATCTCGAAGCCGTGCGTCTTAGCGCCTTCGGTGTAGAACGGGCGCAGGTTGACGTTGACGATCGCCCAGCCGTATTTGTCGGCGATCTCGGTGCAAAGGCGGTTGACGTCGTCGTAGTTGCCCTTGATCGGCACGACCTTGGGACCGAAGACCAGCGACGCGACGACCTTCCCCTGCTCCAGGTCGTGGGGGATCATGACGTAGCAGTTAAGCCCGGCCTGGGCGGCGTGGGACGCGACGGAGTTGGCGAGGTTGCCGGTGGACGCGCAGCCGACGGTGTCGAAGCCGAACTCGACGGCCTTGGTGATCGCCACCGACACGACGCGCTCCTTGTACGAGTACGTCGGGTAGTTGCAGGAGTCGTCCTTGATGTACAACTCACGGCAGCCCAGCTCGGCCGCGAGACGGTCGGCCCGCTTGAGCGGTGTGAAACCCGAGTGGATGCCGCAACGCGGCTCGCCCTCGACCGGCAACAGCTGGCGATACCGCCAAAGCGACTGCGGCCCGGATTCGATGCTCTCGCGCGTGACCTGGCCACGCATTGCGTCGTAGTCGTACTCGACTTCGTAGGGGCCGAAGCATTGCGTGCAGACGTGAACGGGCGCGGCGGGGATCTGGTGACCGCACTCGCGGCACTTGAGACCTTTGACGAAGTGGGAGGGCGCTTGGCTCATGGCGTTTGATACGCCGCGGCGGTGCGAACGATCCGGATAAAAGAAAACCCTCGTCTTGTCGGACAAGGGGGTCGTTGGGCAAGGTCGGTCGAGCCGGGGCGGCTCGATCGTTTGCTCTGCGTCCCTTATCCACCCTGCTGGCCTCCCAGCAGGCGGGGCTTGGCACCCTTCCGGTCACGCGGTGCGTGGTCGGTGGTTGCCGTGGTTTCGACGGGCCCGCGCCCTCCACCACTCTCGATAAGTTCGCGCCGAAGCGGCTTGGTTGTGAGTACACGATAGCCGGGCCGGCGTTTCGATCAAGAAATCGGCGTCGAGGCGTGATTGGCCGCACTTTTGCAGATTCGCGGGCACCGTGACTCTGTTATCTTCACCACCCATGCAGCCCGTCGCCCCTGGCACGAAACGCCCACGCCTGCTGATCGCAGACGATGCCGTCGCGACACGCAACGGGCTGGCCGAGCTGATGCGGCGGCGGGGGTATCGCTCCCTCCAGGCCGCCAACGGCTCCGAGGCGATCGAGCTGCTCAAGCAAGAGTCGGTCGACGGTCTGGTGCTCGATCTGCAGATGCCAGGAACCGATGGGTTCGCTGTGTTGGACTACGTTGCCGAACATCGGCGCGGCCTACCGGTGGTGCTGCTCAGTGGATTGGCCGCCGACGAGATCCAAGACCGCATGGCCAACCTTGCCAGCCCCAACCTGCCGCCGCTGTTTCTCAAGCCCGTCGACGCCGATCAAATGCTCGACGTGATGGAGTTGCTGCTCAGCGGCGAGCTACCGACCGACCCGTCGGCGGTTTGAGACCGGCCTACGATCACCCCGTCACGGAGGTGTGGCAGAGTGGTTGAATGCAGCGGTCTTGAAAACCGCCGTGGCGCCCCGCGTCACCAAGGGTTCGAATCCCTTCGCCTCCGCTATCGGCCGTCGAGCCAGTCGAGCGTTTCGATTCCAACCGACTCTCCCTCGGGAACGTCGGCGATGCCCATGACAATGAGATAAGCACCGCCCGGCGCGATCGACATTGCGAGCACGTCATCGTTGACGGAGAACTGGCGGCTGGTCGGTTTCACGTCGTATCCGTTGTTGTTCGTCGAGGAAGGGTCGGCCTCGATTTGGTGAACGATGGCGGTGTCGGCCGTGCCGGGGAGCGAGATCTCCACGGGGGTTGCCATGTCGATACGTCGGCTAAGCACGAGAACCGCAAACTGATCCCCGTCACGCCAGCCGTACGCCGAGACGAGCGGTACGTTCTCGCGGCGGTCGATCTTGTTGCCGTGAAACTCGAAGCCGTTGAACGATTTGGTGTGGACCGTCGGCAGCGATTCGGGCACGACCGCGAGCATGACGGCATCATCGGTGATGGCGTGGTTGTTGACCATCTCCATCGCGAGCCAACTGACATGGGGGATCAGCGTGCCGTCGTCGGCTTGTCGGTGTGTGGACCAGTTCGGGCCGGTGCGGAGTTGGAAGAACGCCGACGGCCCGACGCCGTATGCCGCAGCGGCG encodes the following:
- the thrC gene encoding threonine synthase, with the translated sequence MSQAPSHFVKGLKCRECGHQIPAAPVHVCTQCFGPYEVEYDYDAMRGQVTRESIESGPQSLWRYRQLLPVEGEPRCGIHSGFTPLKRADRLAAELGCRELYIKDDSCNYPTYSYKERVVSVAITKAVEFGFDTVGCASTGNLANSVASHAAQAGLNCYVMIPHDLEQGKVVASLVFGPKVVPIKGNYDDVNRLCTEIADKYGWAIVNVNLRPFYTEGAKTHGFEIAEQLGWRLPQHTILPTAGGTILPKVHKAYAELEKLGLVDVPEGGAKFYSAQAAGCNPVVTSLRAGNDIIKPQKPHTLAKSIAIGNPADGYYVYHAVKDSGGAGMDATDAEIVDAIKLLGRTEGIFTEPAGGTTLAAAVKLIQNGTIDKDESIVVCVTGNGLKTIEAVADKLDRPASIEAKLDAFDAYVDEHGGPDSLNQTAARVSNAQEALTAV
- a CDS encoding response regulator, which encodes MQPVAPGTKRPRLLIADDAVATRNGLAELMRRRGYRSLQAANGSEAIELLKQESVDGLVLDLQMPGTDGFAVLDYVAEHRRGLPVVLLSGLAADEIQDRMANLASPNLPPLFLKPVDADQMLDVMELLLSGELPTDPSAV